From Cytobacillus sp. IB215665, the proteins below share one genomic window:
- the fliS gene encoding flagellar export chaperone FliS, giving the protein MATQNPYQSYQTNSVTTASPGELTLMLYNGCLKFINLARKAIQENNIEEKNTNLIKSQNIIQELMVTLNMDVEVSKNMMSMYDYINRRLIDVNINNDLDALAEVEAHVAEFRDTWKQVIQINRQKQFAQGGQA; this is encoded by the coding sequence ATGGCAACACAAAACCCTTATCAATCGTATCAGACAAATTCAGTGACAACAGCATCGCCTGGGGAGTTAACATTAATGCTTTATAACGGCTGTTTGAAATTTATCAATCTAGCTCGCAAAGCGATCCAAGAAAATAATATTGAGGAAAAAAATACGAATCTCATAAAATCACAGAACATTATACAAGAATTAATGGTGACGCTTAATATGGATGTCGAAGTGTCGAAAAATATGATGTCGATGTACGATTATATTAACCGTCGTTTAATTGATGTAAATATAAATAATGATTTAGATGCTCTTGCTGAAGTGGAAGCTCATGTTGCAGAGTTTCGTGATACGTGGAAGCAGGTTATTCAAATCAACCGTCAAAAACAATTTGCACAAGGCGGGCAAGCGTAG
- the flaG gene encoding flagellar protein FlaG has protein sequence MEIGNITTQSPSPTSSTGVKMTQLETQLEMKTTTDNKETLSKDKINDVIKSINEFLEPTYTSVQFELHEKLEEYFVVVIDAETKEVVREIPPKKLLDMYAAMTEFVGLVVDKKI, from the coding sequence ATGGAAATTGGAAACATAACGACACAATCTCCATCACCCACATCTTCGACTGGAGTAAAGATGACACAGCTAGAAACTCAGCTAGAAATGAAAACTACAACTGATAATAAAGAGACATTATCAAAAGATAAAATTAATGATGTCATAAAAAGTATTAATGAATTTTTAGAACCTACATACACATCGGTCCAATTTGAGCTACACGAAAAACTTGAGGAGTATTTCGTTGTCGTAATAGATGCTGAAACGAAGGAAGTTGTAAGAGAAATTCCTCCTAAGAAGTTACTCGATATGTATGCAGCAATGACCGAATTTGTTGGCTTAGTTGTGGATAAAAAAATATAA
- the csrA gene encoding carbon storage regulator CsrA produces MLVLTRRKDEAIHIGEDIEITVLDIDGEQIKLGIQAPKHVEIHRKEIYVAIQQANNKATEASKDVLSQLNKQMKQNL; encoded by the coding sequence GTGCTAGTGTTAACGAGAAGGAAGGACGAAGCCATTCACATAGGAGAGGACATTGAAATCACTGTTCTAGACATTGATGGCGAACAAATAAAACTCGGTATTCAAGCACCAAAGCATGTGGAGATTCACCGTAAAGAAATCTATGTAGCGATACAACAGGCAAATAATAAAGCTACAGAGGCTTCAAAGGATGTATTAAGTCAGTTGAATAAGCAAATGAAACAAAACCTCTAG
- the flgL gene encoding flagellar hook-associated protein FlgL — protein MRVTQGMLANNSLRHLSNSYEKLGKLQDQLSTGKKITRPSDDPVVAMKGMYYRTNLTEVEQYKRNLSEAYMWMDNSEDAISHANNAMQRVRELVVQGNNDALSAEDKEAIANEIEQIKEDIVSVANTKVAGKYIFNGTAIDKAPVQSGSPPTANQQTDAFSIEVSQGVQLQVNVDPSNIFGQGLFDTLQAIEDNLNGNPSADLDTLLAQVDDHVDQINAERSSIGARYNRLELIEDRIGSQEVVANQILSENEDIDLERVIIDLTIQETVHRAALGVGADIIQPTLMDFLR, from the coding sequence ATGCGTGTCACACAAGGAATGTTAGCTAACAATTCATTACGTCATCTAAGTAATAGCTATGAAAAGCTTGGCAAGCTGCAAGATCAATTATCAACAGGTAAAAAAATTACTCGACCGTCAGATGATCCTGTTGTAGCGATGAAGGGTATGTATTATCGCACAAATTTAACTGAGGTTGAACAGTATAAGCGTAACTTGTCTGAGGCATATATGTGGATGGATAATTCAGAGGATGCAATTAGTCATGCTAATAATGCCATGCAAAGGGTTCGGGAGCTTGTAGTACAAGGGAATAATGACGCATTAAGTGCAGAGGACAAGGAAGCGATAGCAAATGAAATTGAACAAATTAAAGAGGATATAGTATCTGTAGCAAACACAAAGGTAGCAGGTAAATATATATTTAATGGAACAGCGATCGACAAAGCGCCAGTTCAGAGTGGCTCACCTCCTACAGCTAACCAGCAGACAGATGCTTTTTCTATTGAAGTTTCCCAAGGTGTACAGCTACAAGTGAATGTTGATCCGAGTAATATTTTCGGGCAGGGTTTATTTGATACGCTACAAGCAATTGAAGATAATCTTAACGGTAACCCGTCTGCTGATTTAGATACGCTGCTAGCACAGGTTGATGACCATGTTGATCAAATAAATGCTGAACGTTCATCAATAGGTGCACGGTATAATAGGTTAGAACTAATTGAGGACCGAATTGGTAGTCAAGAGGTCGTAGCGAATCAAATTTTATCTGAGAATGAGGATATAGATTTAGAGCGAGTGATCATTGATTTAACAATACAAGAAACTGTTCACCGAGCAGCATTGGGTGTTGGTGCTGACATTATTCAACCAACATTAATGGACTTTTTACGCTAG
- a CDS encoding DUF6470 family protein → MRTLQLPQIRLQSISAQIELKANQPQQRMEQPKAELSIQQPQADVNIETIKGKLTIDQTQAWEDMDLKHISKRIEEAANLGYQDWLDGIARRAQQGDELMKIELGGNPIAKQAKENSQDPMYDFNIGYIPSHFSVKTNYEPAQVKIDVQVNKPVIEAKRNKPILDYTPGDVQVNLARYNDLQIDFVNLKHIGPNFELEI, encoded by the coding sequence GTGAGAACATTGCAATTACCACAAATCCGTCTGCAATCAATATCTGCACAAATTGAATTGAAGGCCAACCAACCACAACAACGTATGGAACAACCAAAAGCTGAACTATCAATTCAACAACCGCAAGCGGACGTAAATATAGAAACAATTAAGGGAAAGTTAACGATTGATCAGACACAAGCATGGGAGGATATGGACTTAAAGCACATATCTAAACGAATTGAAGAAGCAGCTAATCTAGGGTATCAAGATTGGCTAGATGGGATTGCTAGAAGGGCACAACAAGGTGACGAGCTTATGAAAATAGAACTCGGTGGTAATCCAATCGCTAAGCAAGCGAAGGAAAATAGCCAAGATCCGATGTATGATTTTAATATTGGTTACATTCCGTCACACTTTAGTGTCAAAACAAACTATGAACCTGCGCAAGTGAAGATAGACGTCCAGGTAAATAAGCCAGTAATAGAAGCGAAGAGAAATAAACCAATTCTCGATTACACACCAGGGGATGTACAAGTAAATTTAGCAAGGTATAATGATTTGCAAATTGATTTTGTGAATTTAAAGCATATTGGTCCCAATTTTGAACTTGAAATATAG
- a CDS encoding flagellar protein FliT codes for MSVIKELYQVTKQLFELLQTDINKSDRDEQIERIQHLLTERTQFIEKLAPPYSTGEKRVGAEIVTLNKQIDAKLLAMKDEIKLDIAGLKKKKQSQKKYINPYNTRTVDGVFYDKRK; via the coding sequence GTGAGTGTCATTAAAGAGCTATATCAAGTAACGAAACAATTATTCGAGCTGCTTCAAACGGACATTAATAAAAGTGACCGTGATGAACAAATCGAGCGCATTCAACACCTTTTAACTGAACGTACGCAGTTTATTGAGAAGTTGGCGCCTCCATATTCAACGGGGGAAAAGCGTGTAGGCGCAGAAATTGTGACTTTAAACAAACAAATAGATGCTAAGCTTCTTGCTATGAAAGATGAAATTAAGCTCGATATTGCAGGATTAAAGAAGAAGAAGCAATCGCAAAAGAAATACATCAATCCTTATAATACGCGCACGGTAGATGGTGTATTTTATGACAAACGGAAATAG
- a CDS encoding flagellar hook-associated protein 2: MVDLRIGGLASGMDIDQIVSDLMSAERIPLDKLSQKKQILEWQRDSYREMNTLLKELDTFIFDGIDRQSNLLKKTTTSSNENIVTAVANADASDVSTEIEVLNIAKSATWISNEAANFTGGQAVTLTLDVTNGDGTKSEGVTIDIADTDTLDDVIRKLNENEQLGINVFYDSETEKVVMTKEETGSQAGLEVVDSDTQRFFAQLGFTDPDAIKTDGEDAEFIINGLQTTRSTNEFSINNVSYTLHNESPGEKIRVSTSTDDDAIVDTVVQFVNKYNEIIEKINSTISEEKYRDYPPLTDAEREELSDDEIEKWEGLAKSGILKGDSTLSSVLNQMRLDLYSPISGSETGFSQLAEIGITTSADYTENGKLLIDEDKLREKIAENPEAVYELFNAEGDSYETSGIASRLRDSLDNAMTQIVEKAGSSTKTNDQFSIGKSLDNVLDDILNFENRLEMVEDRYWSQFTAMELAIQKANEQAAYLASQFGY, encoded by the coding sequence ATGGTTGATTTACGTATAGGTGGTTTAGCAAGTGGTATGGACATAGATCAAATTGTTAGTGATTTAATGTCAGCAGAAAGAATCCCACTTGATAAGCTGTCACAAAAGAAACAAATCTTAGAATGGCAACGTGACAGCTATCGGGAAATGAATACGTTATTAAAAGAATTAGATACGTTTATTTTTGATGGGATTGATCGACAAAGTAATCTTTTGAAAAAAACGACAACAAGCTCGAATGAAAATATTGTCACAGCCGTTGCAAATGCAGATGCTTCAGATGTGAGTACAGAAATCGAAGTCCTTAATATAGCCAAGTCAGCAACATGGATTTCTAATGAGGCTGCAAACTTTACTGGTGGACAAGCAGTAACATTAACATTAGATGTAACAAATGGTGATGGGACGAAAAGTGAAGGTGTAACAATTGATATTGCAGATACAGATACACTCGATGATGTAATTAGGAAATTAAATGAAAATGAACAGCTTGGTATAAATGTGTTTTATGATTCAGAAACTGAAAAAGTAGTGATGACAAAAGAAGAAACAGGGTCGCAAGCTGGTCTAGAAGTTGTCGATAGTGATACACAACGTTTTTTTGCTCAACTCGGATTTACTGATCCAGATGCAATTAAAACTGATGGAGAAGATGCAGAGTTTATTATTAATGGTTTGCAGACAACTCGTTCAACTAATGAATTTTCTATCAACAACGTTTCTTACACGTTACATAATGAAAGTCCTGGAGAAAAAATAAGAGTTTCTACATCGACAGATGACGATGCAATTGTTGACACTGTTGTACAATTCGTTAATAAATACAATGAAATTATTGAAAAAATAAATAGTACGATCTCTGAAGAAAAATATCGGGACTATCCTCCATTAACAGATGCAGAAAGGGAAGAATTATCTGATGATGAAATCGAAAAGTGGGAAGGTTTAGCGAAAAGTGGTATTTTAAAAGGAGATTCAACATTATCAAGTGTATTAAATCAAATGAGGCTTGACCTCTATTCACCAATATCTGGTAGTGAAACGGGCTTTAGTCAATTAGCAGAAATCGGTATTACTACATCGGCTGACTATACTGAAAATGGAAAACTATTGATTGACGAAGATAAATTACGAGAAAAAATTGCGGAAAACCCTGAAGCTGTGTACGAATTGTTTAATGCTGAGGGAGATAGCTATGAAACCTCTGGTATTGCTAGTAGGCTTCGCGACTCATTAGATAATGCAATGACTCAGATTGTAGAAAAAGCAGGAAGTTCAACAAAGACGAATGACCAGTTCTCGATCGGCAAAAGCCTTGATAATGTTTTAGATGACATTTTAAATTTTGAGAATCGCTTAGAGATGGTCGAAGACCGCTATTGGAGCCAATTTACCGCTATGGAGCTTGCTATTCAAAAAGCAAACGAACAAGCAGCGTATCTGGCAAGTCAATTTGGTTATTAA
- the secA gene encoding preprotein translocase subunit SecA, whose protein sequence is MLGMIKKVFDGNKRQITKLEKLAAQIDSLSADMANLTDEQLQSKTAEFKGRYDKGEKLDDMLVEAFAVVREAAKRVLGLYPYKVQLMGGVSLHDGNISEMKTGEGKTLTATMPVYLNALTGKGVHVVTVNEYLASRDAHEMGQLYEFLGLTVGLNLNGMSREEKIEAYAADITYATNNELGFDYLRDNMVLYKEQMVQRPLYYAVIDEVDSILIDEARTPLIISGSAQKSAQLYVQANAFVRTLNKESDFIFDEKSKSVQLTEEGMNKAERAFGIDNLFDITHVSLNHHINQALKAHASMHKDIDYVVQDGEVVIVDPFTGRLMKGRRYSEGLHQAIEAKEGLDIQNESMTLATVTFQNYFRMYEKLSGMTGTAKTEEEEFRNIYNMHVVGIPTNKPIVRDDRADLIYKTIEGKFRAVVEDIAERHQKGQPVLVGTVAIETSEIISKFLKKKGIPHHILNAKNHGKEAQIIEEAGQPGAVTIATNMAGRGTDIKLGEGVKEAGGLSVIGTERHESRRIDNQLRGRSGRQGDPGVTQFYLSMEDELMRRFGSDNMKAMMERLGMDDTQPIQSKMVSRAVESAQKRVEGNNFDARKQLLQYDDVLRQQREIIYKQRSDVLSSENLRDIVEGMIKSTIERSVDLHTPKEELPEEWNLKGIIDYTNATMLAEGDVTLDQIKGQEPEEISELIFAKVKERYDEKEQQLETEQMREFEKVIVLRAVDSKWMDHIDAMDHLRQGIHLRAYGQIDPLREYQMEGFSMFENMVASVEEDVAKYVMKAQIRNNLQRQEVAKGQAVNPKQDGEKQKRKPVKKAVSIGRNDPCYCGSGKKFKQCHGK, encoded by the coding sequence ATGCTTGGAATGATAAAGAAAGTATTTGATGGTAATAAACGTCAAATTACTAAATTAGAAAAGCTTGCAGCACAAATTGACTCATTAAGTGCAGATATGGCGAACTTAACGGATGAGCAGCTACAATCAAAAACAGCAGAATTCAAAGGTCGTTATGATAAAGGGGAAAAGCTTGATGACATGCTTGTTGAAGCCTTTGCGGTTGTTCGTGAAGCAGCAAAGCGTGTGTTAGGCTTATATCCATACAAGGTACAATTAATGGGGGGTGTTTCCCTTCATGATGGTAATATCTCTGAGATGAAAACAGGAGAAGGTAAAACATTAACAGCGACAATGCCAGTATACTTAAATGCGTTAACAGGTAAAGGTGTGCACGTTGTAACTGTCAATGAATACTTGGCAAGTCGTGATGCTCATGAGATGGGTCAGTTATATGAATTTTTAGGATTAACAGTCGGTCTGAACTTAAACGGTATGTCTCGTGAGGAAAAAATTGAGGCGTATGCTGCTGATATTACATATGCAACGAACAATGAGCTAGGCTTTGATTATTTACGTGATAATATGGTGCTTTACAAAGAACAGATGGTTCAGCGACCGCTATATTATGCGGTTATTGATGAGGTTGACTCAATTCTTATTGATGAAGCAAGAACACCTTTAATTATATCTGGTTCAGCACAAAAGTCAGCACAATTATATGTACAAGCTAATGCGTTCGTTCGTACGCTAAATAAAGAATCAGATTTCATTTTCGATGAAAAATCAAAAAGTGTTCAGCTTACTGAAGAAGGCATGAACAAGGCTGAACGTGCTTTCGGGATTGATAATCTATTTGATATTACACATGTTTCATTAAATCATCATATAAATCAAGCGTTAAAAGCGCATGCTAGTATGCATAAAGACATTGATTATGTTGTTCAAGATGGCGAAGTTGTGATCGTTGATCCTTTTACAGGACGTTTGATGAAAGGCCGTCGATATAGTGAAGGCTTACATCAAGCAATTGAAGCAAAAGAAGGACTTGATATTCAAAATGAAAGCATGACACTGGCAACAGTAACGTTCCAAAACTATTTCCGTATGTATGAAAAGCTTTCTGGTATGACTGGTACGGCAAAAACAGAAGAAGAAGAGTTTAGAAATATATATAATATGCACGTTGTTGGGATTCCAACGAATAAGCCGATCGTGCGTGATGATCGTGCAGATCTTATATATAAAACGATCGAAGGGAAGTTTCGAGCAGTTGTTGAAGATATTGCTGAACGTCATCAAAAAGGGCAGCCAGTACTTGTCGGAACAGTGGCTATTGAAACCTCTGAAATTATCTCTAAGTTTTTGAAGAAAAAAGGTATTCCTCATCACATCTTAAATGCGAAAAATCATGGGAAAGAAGCACAGATTATCGAAGAAGCTGGTCAACCTGGTGCGGTTACGATTGCAACGAACATGGCTGGACGTGGTACGGATATTAAGCTTGGTGAAGGCGTGAAGGAAGCAGGAGGACTTTCGGTAATTGGTACAGAACGACATGAAAGTCGCCGAATAGACAATCAATTACGCGGTCGTTCCGGTCGTCAAGGAGATCCAGGTGTGACACAATTTTATTTATCTATGGAAGATGAACTCATGCGTCGCTTCGGATCAGACAATATGAAAGCGATGATGGAGCGACTCGGCATGGATGATACACAGCCTATTCAAAGTAAAATGGTTTCAAGAGCTGTTGAATCTGCTCAAAAACGTGTTGAAGGAAATAACTTTGACGCTCGGAAACAGCTTTTACAATATGATGACGTATTACGTCAGCAACGTGAAATTATATATAAACAGCGATCTGACGTCCTTTCATCAGAGAATCTACGTGATATCGTTGAAGGTATGATTAAGTCAACGATTGAACGATCTGTTGATTTGCATACACCGAAGGAAGAGCTTCCAGAAGAATGGAATCTTAAAGGCATCATTGATTATACAAATGCAACAATGCTTGCTGAAGGTGATGTCACACTTGACCAAATTAAAGGTCAGGAGCCTGAAGAAATTAGTGAGCTTATCTTTGCAAAAGTAAAAGAACGCTATGATGAAAAAGAACAGCAATTAGAGACAGAGCAGATGCGTGAGTTTGAAAAAGTTATCGTTCTGCGTGCAGTTGATAGTAAATGGATGGATCATATTGATGCGATGGATCACCTACGTCAAGGTATTCATCTTCGAGCTTATGGCCAGATTGATCCATTGCGTGAGTATCAAATGGAAGGATTTTCAATGTTTGAAAATATGGTGGCTTCCGTTGAAGAGGACGTTGCGAAGTATGTGATGAAGGCGCAAATTAGAAATAACCTTCAACGTCAAGAAGTCGCAAAGGGACAGGCGGTTAATCCAAAGCAAGACGGAGAAAAGCAAAAGCGCAAACCAGTTAAAAAAGCAGTTTCGATAGGCCGAAATGACCCATGTTATTGCGGAAGTGGGAAGAAATTCAAACAGTGCCACGGCAAATAA
- the hpf gene encoding ribosome hibernation-promoting factor, HPF/YfiA family produces the protein MIYNIRGENIEVTPALREYVEKKIGKLERYFDDSSDATVHVNLKVHSDKHSKIEVTIPMSQLLLRAEENHEDMYAAIDLVLDKLERQIRKHKTKVNRKFRDTGTPKYMFTNEPVAIPDEEEDDLKLVRTKRFNLKPMDSEEAILQMNMLGHNFYVFTNSETNRTNVVYLRKDGKYGLIEPN, from the coding sequence ATGATTTACAACATTCGTGGTGAAAACATTGAAGTAACTCCAGCATTGCGTGAGTATGTTGAGAAAAAGATTGGTAAATTAGAAAGGTATTTCGATGATTCTTCAGATGCCACAGTCCATGTTAATTTAAAAGTTCATAGTGATAAGCATTCTAAAATAGAAGTAACGATTCCAATGTCTCAGCTATTGTTAAGAGCAGAGGAAAATCATGAAGATATGTATGCAGCGATTGACCTTGTTCTTGATAAACTTGAGCGTCAAATTCGCAAACACAAAACAAAGGTGAACCGTAAGTTCCGAGATACTGGAACTCCTAAATATATGTTTACAAATGAGCCTGTAGCGATTCCTGATGAAGAAGAGGATGACTTAAAGCTTGTCCGTACTAAGCGCTTTAACTTAAAGCCGATGGACAGTGAAGAAGCAATTCTGCAAATGAATATGCTCGGTCATAATTTCTACGTATTTACTAACTCAGAAACGAACCGTACAAATGTCGTTTATTTAAGAAAAGATGGCAAATACGGTTTGATTGAACCGAATTAA
- the prfB gene encoding peptide chain release factor 2 (programmed frameshift), producing MDLVEIKQELDKMATRLADFRGSLDLDTKQARIDELEELMAAPSFWDDQQAAQTVINEANGLKDLVNKFTELNETFENLEVTHELVKEEPDDELQKELENECKALTKDLNTFELELLLSEPYDKNNAILELHPGAGGTESQDWGSMLLRMYTRWAERRGYKVETLDYLPGDEAGIKSVTLLIKGHNAYGYLKAEKGVHRLVRISPFDSSGRRHTSFVSCEVMPEFNEDIEIDIRTEDLKIDTYRASGAGGQHVNTTDSAVRITHTPTNVVVTCQSERSQIKNRDRAMKMLKAKLYQKKIEEQQEQLAEIRGEQKEIGWGSQIRSYVFHPYSLVKDHRTNTEVGNVQGVMDGELDSFIDSYLRSKLN from the exons ATGGATTTAGTTGAAATTAAGCAAGAGCTTGACAAAATGGCTACTCGTTTAGCTGATTTTAGGGGGTCTCTT GACCTCGATACGAAGCAAGCTCGAATAGATGAGTTGGAAGAATTAATGGCAGCACCATCCTTTTGGGATGATCAACAAGCGGCTCAAACTGTCATAAATGAAGCAAATGGCTTAAAGGACTTAGTTAACAAGTTTACAGAGCTAAATGAGACATTTGAAAATCTCGAAGTGACTCATGAACTTGTCAAAGAAGAGCCAGATGATGAGTTACAAAAAGAGCTTGAAAATGAATGTAAAGCATTAACGAAGGACTTAAATACATTTGAATTAGAGCTGTTATTAAGTGAACCGTATGACAAAAATAATGCGATTTTAGAGCTGCATCCAGGTGCGGGTGGTACTGAATCACAAGATTGGGGTTCAATGCTATTGCGCATGTACACACGATGGGCAGAGCGAAGAGGTTACAAAGTAGAAACCTTGGATTATTTACCTGGAGATGAAGCTGGTATTAAAAGTGTCACACTGTTAATTAAAGGGCATAATGCATACGGTTATTTAAAAGCAGAAAAAGGTGTTCACCGTCTCGTTCGAATCTCACCTTTTGATTCGTCAGGACGTCGACATACTTCATTCGTATCATGCGAAGTCATGCCAGAGTTTAATGAAGACATTGAAATTGACATTCGTACTGAAGATTTGAAAATAGACACGTACCGTGCAAGTGGGGCGGGTGGTCAGCACGTCAATACGACAGATTCGGCAGTAAGGATTACTCATACTCCAACGAACGTTGTTGTTACGTGCCAATCAGAGCGTTCACAAATTAAAAACCGTGATCGAGCGATGAAAATGCTAAAAGCAAAGCTCTATCAAAAGAAAATTGAAGAACAACAAGAGCAGCTTGCTGAAATTCGTGGTGAGCAAAAGGAGATCGGCTGGGGAAGCCAAATTCGTTCTTACGTATTCCATCCGTATTCTCTCGTAAAAGATCACCGTACAAATACTGAAGTAGGTAATGTACAAGGTGTGATGGATGGTGAGCTTGATTCATTCATAGATTCGTACCTTCGTTCAAAACTTAACTAA
- the fliW gene encoding flagellar assembly protein FliW has translation MKIQTKYHGEMTVEESTFFTFNNGLPGFIDEKKYIIIPFSEDTPFFILQSVSTANVAFVMIEPFTYFNEYDFQLDDHIVEQLQLTSEKDVAVYNIITVQEPFDKTTINLQAPIVINANKRLGKQIILTNTPYHTKHALFENKAQSVK, from the coding sequence ATGAAAATTCAGACAAAATACCATGGAGAAATGACAGTTGAAGAGAGCACTTTTTTTACGTTCAATAACGGATTGCCTGGTTTCATTGATGAAAAAAAGTATATTATTATCCCTTTCTCAGAGGATACACCTTTTTTTATATTACAGTCAGTTTCAACGGCTAATGTAGCATTTGTAATGATAGAACCATTTACTTATTTTAATGAGTATGATTTTCAACTTGACGATCATATTGTTGAGCAATTACAGCTTACTTCTGAAAAAGATGTAGCAGTCTATAATATTATAACTGTTCAGGAGCCATTTGATAAAACAACCATCAACCTGCAAGCACCCATCGTAATCAATGCTAACAAACGTCTCGGCAAACAAATCATCTTAACAAACACACCGTATCATACAAAGCATGCCTTATTTGAGAACAAGGCACAGTCTGTAAAATAA
- a CDS encoding flagellin, translated as MRINHNIAALNTYNQLNSANNANAKNMEKLSSGLRINRAGDDAAGLAISEKMRGQIRGLDQASRNSLDGISMIQTAEGGLSETTEILQRMRELAVQAGNDTNTTSDREEIQKEVNQLTSEINRIGNTMEFNTQKLLNASAGDVTAGTNVPAAGGTATGIAITLGTGTNFSGGNNLTFDVTVGSGVAQTVDLTADYDGTTLDGDDLATAISTAITGATATWDGASGQLTITADNDADGIQIDSASAGSLTSIGLSQGTHAATPASSTPDSSKFTLQIGANENQTMTLEFTDMTAAALGITGMGTGFTTGTDVTNGTDDNGIESGLDVVNEAGNAITVIENALTKVSAERSKMGAYQNRLEHTINNLETSSENLTAAESRIRDVDMAKEMMEMTKNNILSQAAQSMLAQANQQPQGVLQLLR; from the coding sequence ATGAGAATTAATCACAATATCGCGGCGTTAAACACGTACAACCAATTAAACAGTGCTAACAATGCAAATGCAAAGAATATGGAAAAGTTATCGAGTGGTCTTCGTATTAACCGTGCAGGAGATGATGCAGCTGGTCTTGCAATCTCTGAAAAAATGCGTGGGCAAATTCGTGGATTAGATCAAGCGTCACGTAACTCACTAGATGGTATTTCTATGATTCAAACAGCTGAAGGTGGATTAAGTGAAACAACTGAAATTCTACAACGTATGCGTGAACTAGCTGTTCAAGCAGGAAATGACACAAATACAACTTCTGATCGTGAAGAAATTCAAAAAGAAGTTAACCAATTAACGAGTGAAATCAACCGTATTGGTAACACAATGGAATTTAATACTCAAAAACTATTGAATGCAAGTGCTGGCGATGTAACAGCTGGGACAAATGTTCCAGCTGCAGGAGGGACAGCAACTGGTATAGCTATAACGCTTGGTACTGGTACAAATTTTAGTGGTGGTAACAATTTGACATTTGATGTAACAGTTGGTAGTGGTGTTGCTCAAACAGTAGACCTTACTGCTGATTATGATGGTACTACTCTTGATGGGGATGATTTAGCTACTGCCATTTCGACTGCTATTACTGGGGCTACGGCTACTTGGGATGGGGCTTCAGGACAATTAACAATTACCGCAGATAATGATGCTGATGGCATTCAAATCGATAGCGCTTCTGCTGGCTCTTTGACTTCTATTGGTTTATCACAAGGAACTCATGCTGCAACTCCAGCATCATCAACACCAGATTCATCTAAATTCACATTGCAAATTGGTGCGAATGAAAACCAAACTATGACACTTGAATTTACTGATATGACTGCGGCAGCTCTAGGTATCACTGGTATGGGCACTGGTTTCACAACAGGAACTGACGTTACAAATGGTACTGATGACAACGGAATTGAAAGTGGATTAGATGTTGTTAATGAAGCAGGGAATGCAATTACTGTTATTGAAAATGCACTTACAAAAGTATCTGCAGAACGTTCAAAAATGGGTGCTTACCAAAACCGTTTAGAGCATACAATCAATAACTTAGAAACTTCTTCTGAAAACTTAACAGCAGCAGAATCACGTATCCGTGACGTTGATATGGCTAAAGAAATGATGGAAATGACGAAAAACAACATCCTTTCTCAAGCAGCACAATCTATGCTTGCACAAGCAAATCAACAGCCACAAGGAGTATTACAATTACTTCGTTAA